Part of the Halobaculum halobium genome, CGGGTCGCGCTCGACGTGGGCGCCGTCGAGGAGTACGAGACCGCCGGCACGTCGTTCACGATCCGACCGGCCCGTCAGGACGACTTCGAGGGACTGGTCGCGGCGATCCGCGCGGTCACCGACGAGGAGACGTACGTCGTCGCCGAGAGTATCGCCGAGCAGTTGCTGTACGAGGAGACGGTGACGCGGCACAACTCGGTGGAGTCGCGGCTGTTCTTCGTCGCCACGATCGACGAGGGTCTCGTCGGGTGGACGCACCTCGATCTGCCGCAGGTGTCGCGGGTGCGCGAGACCGCGAAACAGACCGTGGGAGTCGTCCCAGAGTACCGTCGGTCGGGCATCGGCGGAAAGCTCCTCCAGCGCGGGCTCGACTGGGCCGAGGCCAACGGCTTCCGGAAGGTGTACAACAGCGTCCCGGTGACCAACGCCGCCGCGCTGGAGTTCCTCGGCGACAACGGCTGGGAGACGGAAGCGATCCGCCGCGACCACTACACCATCGACGACGAGTACGTCGACGAGGCGATGATGGCGTACACGTTCTGAGGGGACGGACAGATCACAACGGTTGCTGTCGATCGGGACGCTGAGTCCGGCAAATGACGGGTGCTCACACACGCTCCGCAGTGCTCGCGC contains:
- a CDS encoding GNAT family N-acetyltransferase; the encoded protein is MEVAERPTFETEVSKRIYEYVERHGTANRHVVQQTVSAPAEEFERELDRLESRGYLDDDGGTLRVALDVGAVEEYETAGTSFTIRPARQDDFEGLVAAIRAVTDEETYVVAESIAEQLLYEETVTRHNSVESRLFFVATIDEGLVGWTHLDLPQVSRVRETAKQTVGVVPEYRRSGIGGKLLQRGLDWAEANGFRKVYNSVPVTNAAALEFLGDNGWETEAIRRDHYTIDDEYVDEAMMAYTF